In a single window of the Cupriavidus basilensis genome:
- a CDS encoding Bug family tripartite tricarboxylate transporter substrate binding protein → MKIIEKLLACGALALAATIVPTAGMAADAYPSQPIKLVLPFAAGGQSDVVARIAAERLTSALGQPVVVENVGGAGGMIAASKVARSPADGYTLFLPNASTLTIAPHLQPSSGVTPSSFAPIATVSQFPLVLVVNSKSPYKSLADVIAAAKSKPGKLSFASPGVGTTPHLAGETFSQEAGITITTVPYKGGAPALNDVLAGQVDLYFEAPGTIVPHIQAGKLRALAVTGKKRMAALPNVPTVAEQGFPKLTLESWAAFVAPKGTPPAIIERLRTEIERVVKSQDFTRKLEERGFEPLSTSPAELARMINEESVRWGQIIKERHITVN, encoded by the coding sequence GTGAAGATCATCGAAAAGCTGCTTGCCTGCGGCGCGCTCGCCCTCGCAGCCACCATAGTGCCCACGGCAGGCATGGCCGCGGATGCTTACCCCTCCCAGCCGATCAAGCTGGTCCTGCCGTTCGCGGCCGGGGGCCAGTCCGATGTCGTCGCCCGCATCGCTGCGGAGCGCCTCACGTCTGCCCTGGGCCAGCCCGTGGTTGTCGAGAACGTCGGAGGTGCCGGCGGCATGATCGCGGCCTCCAAGGTGGCGCGATCGCCCGCGGACGGCTACACCCTCTTTCTCCCGAATGCCAGCACGTTGACCATCGCGCCCCATCTGCAACCAAGCTCCGGCGTCACGCCCTCGTCGTTCGCGCCGATCGCCACAGTGAGCCAGTTTCCGCTGGTGCTGGTCGTGAACAGCAAATCTCCCTACAAGTCGCTGGCGGATGTAATCGCAGCGGCCAAGAGCAAGCCTGGTAAGCTAAGCTTCGCCTCGCCGGGCGTCGGCACGACACCGCATCTTGCCGGTGAAACCTTCAGCCAGGAAGCAGGCATCACGATCACCACCGTGCCCTACAAGGGCGGCGCGCCCGCGCTCAACGATGTGCTTGCCGGGCAGGTCGATCTCTACTTCGAGGCACCCGGGACGATCGTTCCGCACATCCAGGCGGGCAAGTTGCGCGCGCTGGCTGTCACGGGCAAGAAGCGCATGGCGGCGCTTCCCAACGTGCCCACGGTTGCGGAGCAAGGCTTCCCCAAGCTCACCCTGGAGAGTTGGGCTGCATTTGTCGCCCCGAAGGGGACGCCCCCGGCCATCATCGAGCGTCTGCGCACGGAAATAGAGAGGGTGGTGAAGAGCCAGGACTTCACGCGCAAGCTGGAGGAGCGGGGATTCGAGCCGCTCTCCACGAGCCCGGCGGAACTCGCCCGCATGATCAACGAGGAGAGCGTGCGCTGGGGGCAGATCATCAAGGAACGTCACATCACGGTGAATTGA
- a CDS encoding DUF4400 domain-containing protein, which translates to MSIAALAVKTFGSRLVLLLTGWPVLLLAFWCGMTDGLVERSIRRASVGRESSGLYHRAKYAQLSLGATSVLVFVCLPYQLDVQWVLFPIAMIIGILARTQ; encoded by the coding sequence ATGTCGATCGCAGCGCTGGCCGTGAAGACCTTCGGAAGCCGCCTGGTGCTACTGCTGACCGGCTGGCCGGTGCTTCTGCTGGCCTTCTGGTGTGGCATGACCGATGGTCTCGTGGAACGCTCGATCCGACGCGCCAGCGTTGGGCGCGAATCGTCCGGCTTGTACCATCGCGCGAAATATGCCCAGTTGAGTCTGGGCGCCACCTCGGTCCTCGTATTCGTCTGTCTACCGTATCAGCTTGATGTGCAGTGGGTGTTGTTCCCCATCGCCATGATCATTGGGATCCTGGCTAGGACGCAGTAG
- a CDS encoding class II aldolase/adducin family protein, giving the protein MKQPEPLHDLLHDLVHAFQILAMDGQGSGISGHLTARLPGARTFWSIPYGYGFEEATADALIESDFDLRTVSGTLPCNPTLNIHTEIYNARPEVCCILHTHSEASLALGVIGSNLKPVTQSGALFYEDIVLFDEFEGIVLDKKEGASIASRLGPNRAILLRHHGSVVVGNSIADATIAATVLEFAARVQLQAMSAGTPKLLPTAEARQTKSFLQRPDVVDLRWQLLVRQARRHNPNFSYERTV; this is encoded by the coding sequence ATGAAACAGCCAGAACCATTGCACGACCTCCTGCACGACCTGGTGCACGCCTTCCAGATTCTAGCCATGGATGGACAAGGCAGTGGCATCTCCGGACACCTCACAGCGCGCTTGCCCGGTGCGCGTACGTTCTGGAGCATTCCGTACGGATACGGATTCGAGGAGGCGACGGCAGACGCATTGATCGAGTCCGACTTCGACCTGCGCACCGTGAGCGGTACGTTGCCATGCAACCCGACTCTCAATATCCACACCGAAATCTACAATGCGCGTCCTGAGGTATGCTGCATCCTGCACACGCATTCGGAAGCTTCCCTGGCCCTGGGCGTGATCGGCAGCAACCTCAAGCCGGTGACGCAGAGCGGCGCGCTGTTCTACGAGGACATCGTGCTTTTCGACGAGTTCGAGGGCATAGTCCTCGACAAGAAGGAGGGCGCCAGCATCGCATCCAGGCTGGGCCCGAACCGGGCGATTCTGCTGCGCCACCACGGGTCCGTGGTCGTGGGCAATTCGATTGCCGACGCCACGATCGCCGCGACCGTCCTCGAATTCGCCGCACGGGTGCAACTGCAAGCCATGTCCGCAGGCACGCCCAAGTTGTTGCCGACCGCCGAAGCGCGGCAGACCAAGTCCTTCCTGCAGCGCCCCGACGTCGTCGATCTGCGGTGGCAGCTGCTGGTGCGACAGGCGCGCAGGCACAACCCGAACTTCTCGTACGAGCGAACCGTTTGA
- a CDS encoding 2-hydroxyacid dehydrogenase: MQSPSSPKVLMLLSSDFVKSRYEVLRSRAPGLHVITDIEGASDPDVTALFAFKLPAGIAPRLPNLRLAASVGAGADGILSAPDLPPHVKVTRAVEPGLGFSMAQFVSLQILRHFRSLPAMERQHAAGEWKRLAVPDASQLTVGIMGLGSIGSVVADALLALGFRVIAWTRTLAREARVPVFVGESQKDDFLAQSNYLVCLLPFTAETKGTLDHASLRKLPKGSFVVNVARGGIVVEEDLLALVDEGHLAGAALDVFASEPLPASSPFWHHERILVTPHVAAQPTVGPVVEQFLENLQRLAQGQPLLNEVDRSVGY; the protein is encoded by the coding sequence ATGCAATCACCTTCGTCCCCCAAAGTCCTGATGCTGCTGTCGTCGGATTTCGTCAAGAGCCGCTACGAGGTACTCCGCTCCCGCGCCCCCGGTCTGCACGTGATCACCGACATCGAAGGCGCCTCGGATCCCGACGTCACCGCGCTGTTCGCCTTCAAACTGCCTGCCGGCATCGCACCGCGCCTTCCCAACCTGCGCCTGGCAGCCTCGGTGGGCGCTGGTGCGGACGGCATCCTCTCGGCCCCGGACCTGCCGCCCCATGTGAAGGTCACGCGCGCCGTCGAACCGGGCCTCGGGTTTAGCATGGCGCAGTTCGTGAGCCTGCAGATCCTGCGGCACTTCCGCTCGCTGCCAGCGATGGAGCGACAGCACGCGGCGGGTGAATGGAAGCGGTTGGCTGTCCCCGACGCCAGCCAGCTCACCGTGGGCATCATGGGGCTGGGTTCCATCGGCTCCGTCGTCGCCGACGCACTCTTGGCGCTCGGATTCAGGGTCATCGCGTGGACGCGCACGTTGGCACGAGAAGCGCGCGTTCCCGTTTTCGTCGGCGAGAGCCAGAAGGACGACTTCCTCGCGCAATCGAACTACCTTGTCTGCCTGCTGCCTTTCACGGCGGAGACCAAGGGCACTCTGGACCACGCCAGCCTGCGCAAGTTGCCTAAGGGCAGCTTCGTGGTGAACGTGGCGCGCGGCGGCATCGTCGTGGAGGAGGACCTGCTAGCCCTCGTCGACGAGGGACATCTCGCCGGCGCGGCGCTCGACGTGTTCGCGTCGGAACCGCTGCCCGCCAGCAGCCCCTTCTGGCACCACGAGCGGATCCTGGTCACGCCTCACGTGGCCGCGCAGCCGACGGTCGGCCCTGTCGTGGAGCAGTTCCTGGAGAACTTGCAGCGCCTCGCGCAGGGCCAGCCTTTGCTCAACGAGGTCGACAGAAGCGTCGGCTACTAG
- a CDS encoding TetR/AcrR family transcriptional regulator: protein MTENSQGRRGRPANEALRQTIVDAACELFVELGFQATTMDKVAQRAKISKLSIYRHFENKEALFSAAMVAHCHQFSPQALFEGVEGSAEDQLMAVGSSLLRTLLSPDVRSVEAMVLADKTNQRSLSKLHYEAGPAHVIAQIEALLRQLHAKAILNVPDALRSARLFAALFKGSDLLLIARFDEARAEDDDEIESYCRSAVAMFIAAHGGI, encoded by the coding sequence GTGACCGAAAACAGTCAGGGCCGGCGCGGCCGGCCCGCCAACGAGGCGCTTCGCCAAACGATTGTCGACGCCGCCTGCGAACTCTTTGTGGAATTGGGTTTTCAAGCGACGACCATGGACAAGGTCGCGCAGCGGGCCAAGATATCCAAGCTAAGCATCTATCGGCACTTCGAGAACAAGGAGGCGCTGTTCAGCGCGGCCATGGTGGCCCACTGCCATCAATTTTCACCACAGGCCCTTTTTGAAGGCGTCGAGGGTTCGGCCGAAGATCAACTCATGGCGGTGGGATCATCCCTGCTTCGCACGCTACTGAGCCCGGACGTCCGCAGTGTCGAAGCCATGGTTTTGGCCGACAAGACGAATCAAAGGTCGTTAAGCAAGCTCCATTACGAAGCCGGGCCCGCCCATGTCATCGCCCAAATCGAGGCCCTGTTGCGTCAGTTGCACGCGAAAGCGATTCTGAACGTACCCGATGCTCTCAGGTCCGCCCGCTTGTTTGCTGCGCTTTTCAAAGGATCCGATCTCCTGCTTATTGCACGCTTCGATGAGGCGAGAGCCGAGGACGACGACGAAATCGAATCCTATTGCCGGTCGGCCGTCGCCATGTTCATCGCCGCGCACGGTGGCATCTAA
- a CDS encoding LysR family transcriptional regulator, with the protein MNVSTRQLQAFLAIAHLGSFTRAAEEIFVTQAGLSLMLKDLEAQVGARLFDRTTRSVRLTPAGQSLLPTARRMMADWEAATSNVGRLAAEAEQRVCLAATPLIASSVLPLWLQVFHETHPAARVSISDLDRREILLGIEAGELDVGLGAFFRPATGIDRQLLARFDMVLVRAKAKDSRTRGRGFEMGRKVKWSALDDKELIVLPNNNPIQKLVDTQLRALEITPRRTTALQNIQAMISMVEAGHGMAALPGFVVPACARYDVTVHTLVEPVVPVEFFAVSMKGRLKTALVSGLVDALGAHFQELAKQVGA; encoded by the coding sequence ATGAACGTCAGCACTCGCCAGCTCCAGGCGTTCCTCGCGATCGCCCACCTCGGCAGCTTCACGCGCGCGGCGGAGGAAATCTTCGTGACGCAGGCAGGGCTAAGCCTCATGCTCAAGGACCTCGAGGCGCAGGTCGGCGCAAGGCTGTTCGACCGCACGACGCGGAGCGTGCGACTCACGCCTGCAGGCCAATCACTGCTGCCGACCGCCCGCCGCATGATGGCGGACTGGGAAGCCGCCACATCCAACGTCGGGCGACTCGCCGCGGAAGCGGAGCAACGGGTCTGCCTTGCGGCGACGCCGCTGATTGCATCGAGCGTGCTTCCCCTGTGGTTGCAGGTGTTCCATGAGACGCACCCCGCAGCCCGCGTCTCGATCAGCGACCTCGACCGACGCGAGATCCTGTTGGGGATCGAAGCGGGAGAACTTGACGTCGGTCTTGGTGCATTCTTCCGGCCGGCCACGGGCATCGACCGGCAGTTGCTCGCCCGTTTTGACATGGTGCTGGTCAGGGCCAAGGCAAAGGATTCCAGGACACGCGGGCGCGGATTCGAAATGGGGCGCAAGGTGAAGTGGTCGGCTCTGGACGACAAGGAGCTCATCGTGCTCCCGAACAACAACCCGATCCAGAAGCTCGTGGACACGCAGCTTCGCGCCCTCGAAATCACCCCGCGACGGACCACCGCACTCCAGAACATCCAGGCCATGATCTCGATGGTAGAGGCGGGCCACGGAATGGCCGCGCTACCCGGATTCGTGGTGCCTGCGTGCGCACGCTACGACGTGACGGTGCACACACTCGTAGAGCCAGTGGTGCCAGTCGAATTCTTCGCGGTGAGCATGAAAGGACGGCTCAAGACGGCGCTCGTTTCCGGCCTCGTCGATGCGCTCGGAGCGCACTTTCAAGAGCTCGCCAAGCAGGTGGGCGCGTAA
- a CDS encoding FAD-dependent monooxygenase, whose amino-acid sequence MTPPLQRILIAGAGIGGLCCALALIQRGFRVTVLEQARQLGEVGAGFQVSANGVRCLADLGLASELKDIATEAGGKQVRLWSTGQTWKLFDLGAESVRKYGFPYYMIYRPDLHGLMERHVRRLQSDAIRLGARVVGVEQDDVGVVVELEGGERVHGDILIGADGVHSRVRRALFGAGDAQFTGCVAWRGLIPREKIPHHLQANVGTNWIGPGAHVIHYPLRNGELMNFVGIVERTDWQVESWTERGSIEECLKDFERWHDDVQALIQGIQQPYKWALLSRQPMDRWTVGRSTLLGDACHPTLPFLAQGAVMALEDGIVLARCLAANAEHPEAALARYEALRQERTSRIVLGSAANGARFHNPLLADPVEASRYVDAEWNEQRVRERYEWLFSYDATAVDVSVGHSTATQA is encoded by the coding sequence ATGACGCCGCCCCTCCAAAGAATCCTCATTGCCGGTGCTGGCATTGGTGGTCTGTGCTGCGCACTCGCGCTGATCCAGCGCGGCTTCCGCGTCACCGTCCTAGAGCAGGCACGGCAGCTTGGCGAGGTGGGAGCCGGGTTCCAGGTCAGCGCCAACGGCGTCCGTTGCCTGGCCGACCTGGGCTTGGCATCGGAGCTGAAGGACATCGCCACCGAGGCGGGCGGCAAGCAGGTGCGCCTGTGGAGTACCGGCCAGACATGGAAGCTGTTCGATCTCGGTGCCGAGTCGGTGCGCAAGTACGGCTTCCCCTACTACATGATCTACCGACCGGACCTGCATGGCCTGATGGAACGGCATGTACGGCGGCTTCAATCAGATGCGATCCGGCTAGGCGCGAGGGTGGTCGGCGTCGAACAGGACGACGTCGGTGTCGTGGTGGAACTCGAAGGCGGCGAGCGCGTTCACGGTGACATCCTCATCGGCGCCGATGGCGTGCACTCGCGCGTGCGCCGCGCCCTGTTCGGAGCGGGCGACGCGCAGTTCACTGGCTGTGTCGCCTGGCGCGGTCTCATTCCGCGCGAGAAGATTCCGCACCATCTTCAGGCCAACGTTGGTACCAACTGGATCGGTCCCGGTGCGCACGTCATCCACTACCCGCTTCGCAATGGCGAACTCATGAACTTTGTGGGCATCGTCGAGCGCACGGACTGGCAGGTCGAGTCCTGGACGGAACGGGGCAGCATCGAGGAATGCCTGAAGGACTTCGAGCGCTGGCACGACGACGTGCAGGCGTTGATCCAGGGGATCCAGCAGCCGTACAAGTGGGCGCTTCTCAGCCGGCAGCCCATGGACCGATGGACCGTCGGCCGTTCCACTCTCCTGGGTGATGCCTGCCATCCCACGCTGCCTTTCCTTGCACAAGGCGCGGTGATGGCTCTGGAGGACGGCATCGTGCTTGCCCGCTGCCTGGCGGCGAACGCCGAACACCCGGAAGCGGCCCTGGCCCGGTACGAGGCCCTGCGGCAGGAACGTACCTCGCGCATCGTGCTGGGCTCGGCGGCGAACGGGGCGCGCTTTCACAATCCGTTGCTGGCAGATCCGGTGGAGGCCAGTCGCTACGTGGATGCCGAGTGGAATGAGCAGCGTGTGCGCGAGCGCTACGAATGGCTTTTCAGCTATGACGCTACCGCGGTCGACGTGTCCGTCGGTCACTCCACTGCGACGCAGGCTTAA